A window of Sphingomonas adhaesiva contains these coding sequences:
- a CDS encoding arylesterase → MPTYAAALLILQGVAACSRRDDPPIPLATASPPAPAATASHAVSGPKRTVLAFGDSLYAGYGLRPGQSLPDAVRERLRAGGIDATVVNAGVSGDTTADGRRRLAYTLDRLERKPDLVMLGLGGNDVLRQIPPAETRANMAAMLTELDRRGIPVLLTGMMAPPNLGPDYAAGINAIWPDLAKEHHAALYPFILDGVLGKRQLMLPDGIHPNATGVEKIADRVAPLVADRLKELPAI, encoded by the coding sequence ATACCGACATATGCGGCGGCGCTGCTGATTCTCCAAGGCGTCGCCGCGTGCAGCCGGCGCGACGATCCGCCGATCCCGCTCGCCACGGCGTCGCCCCCCGCTCCTGCCGCGACCGCGTCGCATGCGGTGTCGGGGCCGAAGCGCACGGTGCTCGCGTTCGGCGACAGCCTGTATGCCGGATACGGCCTGCGCCCCGGACAGAGCCTGCCCGATGCGGTCCGCGAGCGGCTGCGCGCGGGCGGGATCGACGCGACGGTCGTCAACGCGGGCGTTTCGGGCGATACCACCGCGGACGGTCGCCGCCGGTTGGCCTATACGCTCGACCGGCTGGAGCGGAAGCCCGACCTGGTGATGCTGGGGCTGGGCGGTAACGACGTGCTGCGACAGATCCCGCCCGCGGAGACGCGCGCCAACATGGCGGCGATGCTGACGGAGCTCGACCGCCGCGGCATCCCGGTGCTGCTGACCGGCATGATGGCGCCGCCCAATCTGGGCCCGGACTATGCCGCCGGTATCAATGCGATATGGCCCGATCTGGCGAAGGAACATCACGCCGCGCTCTACCCCTTCATCCTCGACGGGGTGCTGGGCAAGCGTCAGCTGATGCTTCCCGACGGCATCCACCCCAATGCCACCGGCGTCGAGAAGATCGCCGACCGCGTCGCCCCGCTGGTTGCGGACAGGCTCAAGGAATTGCCGGCGATCTGA